The genomic segment TCGGAACAGAAGAGATGGTTGGGCTCGCCAGGGACTTGCGGACATTCGGCGCGAGTAGTTGGGGTTTAAGGGACGTTGAAGACGACGAGTCGAACGATATACTTGTTTCGGTCAAGGGAAGCGGTGTTGGTAATGTTGGTCGCAAAATTGCTTAAGATACCAGAATGCGATCATGATACCATCTAGACTACCTCTGATTCCTCTGGTTGCGTTCTAGCTGTGGTATCCTCCTCATTGCGGACAGTCTCGTCAATGTCGCGGTATAACCCAGGGTTTGAAGCGAGTGACCTGCCGCTCCCCAGTAATCAGTGGTAGCGTGTCTAATAGTGTGAGATATGTGGAACTCCCCCAAATCGCCGTTTCCTGAACTGAAGACATCGAATAAATGCATCCCACTGGCTGCATTCGAGGACGAGCGTCGTCTTGAGGATCTCCTTCGTGAAGGTTCCTGGCCATGTTCAGCTTCGCCGTTAGGCCTCAGAGACTGGAGCTCCACGCTGTCTGCGCCTTCCAGGTCCAGTCCAGGTGCATCTCTCAAAACGCCCCGCTCTTCGGCGTCGTGATCTTGGGTCGAAAGACCGATCGTCTCTTCTAGTGCCGGGGGCAGGCGGAAAAGCAATGGCCTTACAATAGGCCGTAGCTTCTCTCGCTCGGCATGGACTGCCAGCATGAGACATTGCACAGCCAGTATTATACAGTCGAGAGCTAGAAAAGCAAGCCTCGAGGTTGGTGGTTTCTGCCCGATGAAGTCGACGATGACGCCGCCGTGAAGATAGCCACGCGCAGCTTCGCCAGCTACAGGTAGGGATGCAAATATATGTAGCAAGATACATAGCAAGTTCGGGACAAACACTGATATGACTTGTGACCGGGCTGCCGCCATAGTCAATGGGTAGTCGTCAGGCTTGGGTGTAAGCCAGTGGTGTTGGCCATAGACGCGAACTGCAAAGCGGAAGATGGAGCACCTGAATAATAGTCAGAACATGAGATGACGAAGCATAAGAAGGGGAGAGTGGCATACTCCATGTAGTATAATGTGCATAGCTCTGCGTATACTATGGAGTCGAGATTCCGCAGTAATTGGGTCAAGAAGTCGAACTTCTTTGCCAGGCCGGGATTGATCTTTCGATGTTTCCGCCGTCGCCTTCTTCTGGAACCTCTAGCTTCTGCATCATCGGCGCGGTTTAAAGGCTCTGGATCCCCTCTGCCATCCTCCTGGTCGTTCCCGAAAGGGATTGATCGGCCTGGCAGGGTCTCTGGCGCGGCATCATCGACCATAGCTCGTTGGCCTCATTGGTGTCGGCGGGGATTCCTGCAGCGTGGCGACAAGTGCGACGCTTCACATACTCCAGCAGATTGGCAAATGACGGCTAGAGAAAGTGGAGTTGGGTGTCAAGATAAAAGCACGAATGAAGGTATTCCCGACCGTTGGGACCGTGATGCGAACAGATGTGGATAAAAGCCGACCGAAGCCAGCTGCAGGGATACCAAGTGTGACGCCACAGCTTGAGGAAGGGAAGGCAGGCACGCAGGCAAGCTGTCCAGGACTCGACGCGGTAAGCTCAGGAGCTAGATCCACTGGCGCGGGCACCTGCTGATATCGGAACAGGAGAATCTTTGATACGAGTACCCCTCCATCCATCCCGCGCAAGGGTCCACACTCCCCTCCGATTCGACATTCGCAGCGGCCAAATTTCTGCCAGGAGTTCCCGCCTAATTTACAAGTGCCCCTCTGACTCAACGAGCCGAACATCGACATCTCGACGTGCAAGCCACCTATCCAGACAACAACGCACGAAATCATGGCGACGGCAAGCAACGGTCCTTCTGGGGACCTTACATCCCAGATCCTTTTGGCTTTGTCCCAGAAGGATCCCATCCTGTCTGCCGAGCACTTCCCAGAGTTCCACTTCACGGACGTCAAGGCCGCACTGGACCGCCTCGCTAGTCGTTCCATGGTCACATACGAGTCAATTGACCGGGAGGAAGCCGTCCTTGAGGCCGAGGGCAAGCAAATTGCTGAGCACGGCAGCCACGAAGCTCGTGTCTTTGAGGCGGTCCGGAAAGCCTTGGAGGGGTTGACGGTTCAAGAGCTTGAGGCTGCTGTGGGAGACAAGAATGTGACGAAGGTCGGCCAAGGCAAGGCCTTCAAGGAGAAGTGGATCAAGAAGGGTGGCGACGGCAAGCTCATTGCGACTGTAAGTTTGCCTGCCTCAAATGTCACCACTACATGCTAATACCGTGTGCGCAGGCCGACTCGATTCAAGATGTTACTCAGGCTCAGCTTAAGCAGATCCTGGAGACAAAGACCCACGAGCCCAAGATCATCACCGACTTGAAGAAGCGCAAACTCATCAAGACCCAGAAGGTCATCGCATACAAGATCCAGAAGGGACCTGAGTTCGCATTGGAAatcaagaaggaggagacGGACTTGACGGCTGACATGATTGCGTCTGGCTCATGGAAGACTGCCAACTTCAAGCCGTACAACTTCAAGGCTCTTGGATCCGACCAGAACTCCGGCGCGCTTCACCCCCTCAACAAGGTCCGCCACGAGTTCCGTCAAATCTTCTTCGAGATGGGCTTTGAGGAGATGCCGACCGACAAATTCGTCGAGTCTGGATTCTGGAACTTCGATGCCCTTTTCGTGCCCCAACAACATCCCGCGAGAGATCTCCAGGACACTTTCTACATCTCGGATCCCAAGGTTGCAGACAAGCCTGGTCCGGAGTCGGAAGACGACAAGAAGGATTACAAGACGTACTGGGACAACGTCAAGGAGGTCCACCAGGATGGCAAGTTTGGCTCAATCGGCTACCGTTACCCCTGGGCTGCGGACGAGGCTCAGAGGCTTGTTCTCCGCACGCACACGACAGCCATCTCCACCGCAGTACTTCATCAGTTGGCTTCCAGAAAGGGACCGGACGGCAGACCTCCTCCGGCCCGTTACTTCTCCATCGACAGAGTCTTCCGTAACGAGAGTGTCGACGCTACGCATCTGGCTGAGTTCCACCAGGTCGAGGGTGTCATTGCGGATTACGGACTTACACTGGGAGGCTTGATGGAGTTCATGGAGATCTTCTTCAACAAGATGGGTATTACAGACATCAAGTTCAAGCCGGCGTACAACCCGTACACGGAGCCGAGTATGGAGATTTTCAGCTTCCACAAGGGCTTGAACAAGCTCGTCGAAATCGGTAACAGCGGTATGTTCAGACCGGAAATGCTCGAGGCAATGGGTCTGCCCAAGGATTTGAGAGTATACGGTTGGGGTTTGAGTCTGGAGAGACCGACTATGATCAAGTACGGCATCTCCAACATTCGTGAGCTGTTGGGACACAAGGTGGATTTGAACTTCATTGAGAGAAACCCAGCAGTAAGACTTGACAAAAACTAGAGGATTCGGCATGGGAAAGTAGAAAAAGGGACACGACTTACATGAGATGAGCTTGGGCTGGCATATGTTGGCGAATGGAATACCAATCACGTTTTGAAAGGTCGTACTGTCAAGCTGTCAGCCATGAGGTTACCAGGGTGTTAGGACTCAGGTCTGTCCCATCGACGATCGTGAGATTCAGCTGCCCCACGGCTACCCTTCCGCAGGTGGACGATTTAAATGAGCTGTCAACGTCTGGCAAGGGTCGGCAGGTGATCCTCATGATAGATTTTGACATCCCATATCGGTGTCATTGGTGTCATCGGCGCCAGGACCGATTCGGCCGCCTCCGAGTCGTTCAGCGGCATTTGCTCGGACTGTAGTTGAGGCATTGGCCAATGGTTGAGATGAAAAATTGACGACTCCCCGGCACTGAGTGCTAAAGGCGGGGCAAATGCCAGATGTAGCGGGGTTGGTTAGGCCAAACGTCAGATCGCATCCCAAACGGTAAGAAGCTCGGGCCCTCATTCAGGACGAAAAGGTGCGTGCAATTCGACTCTGGCACAGGGTGTAAGACTCACTGAGCACCGTGGCGCCTCAGTGAGAGTAGACGACAGACGGGCAGGAGCGAACGAGCGAGCGAGCGAGCGCCGTGAGTCACTCCCCCAGGACTCCAATGTCGAGTAGTCCTTGCCAGATTGACTGGAGCAGCTGCAGCACGCCCGGGGAATATTTGCAAGTCCCCATGGGTCTCCAGCCGTCTCAATTGAGTCAATCATTAAGGTACACTCCCGATATGTACCGTACATGTAGCATTATTTCCATCCCGAAAGAGTTTGTTTCCGTGACTCAACAGTGCATGTTGTCCAAGCTGCCAGCAATGTCTGGGCACCTTGAGCTCAGGGCTACCTACCTCCGCAGACACGCAGGAAAGAATGGAAGGCAAGGTATGCACAAAGCTCGAGTCGGCTGGGACGAACCAGTGGGCGAACCTCCAGCTTCAAATACTCTCTCGCTTTAGGATAAACCAAAAGCCAGGGAACGGCTCGGGGCATCTGACGGTTACAGACGAGGATGCGTTGCTGAGAGTTTTGACAACGCTGTAAAACCTTGTTCAGTACCTGCACTGTCAGAAATTTTCGCCAAATCCCAAGCCTCGCTCATTAGAGGTGAGGGCGGGAGACACTAGGGTGGTCCCTCAGCGAGAGAGAGATGGATGTGCGAGGGTGTGTACAGTCACTGCGGTGACGCAGAAAGTTGCGATAACGGCGCCCAAGTGGTCCCTGGCGCAGTAGACGGGGCAGCAGACGGGGCCTTGAGGGAAGAGACGGATGTGATACCACCCCAGTTAGCGTCCTGAGCCATTGTTGGGCCCCCCCGATCGGCCAATTCAACAACCGCTGAGAGAAAAATTTCCTTATCTTATCACAGTTCGGACCGCCTTTTGTCGCTGAAGACGAAGACCGCTGCGACCATCTTCCCTCCCCACAACTCTAACAAAGCTCACGGAAGAGTCACAAACCTTCCCTCCCCGGCGGCCATAATACCTCTTCTCTCTTGGTCCAAAAACCATTCAATTGGCTCTGACCTCGAGTATTCTCTCTCTTCCCCAAGGTCTTTGTCGCATTGATCCCTTGAATCCTTCACAATGCCGTCGGCCATGTCAAGTTCTTTGGCAGGTCGAGCTCCGGCTGTCCTCCGACATGGTCGCCGAGTCCCTACGGCTCTGACTGGCCGCAACTTCACCCTCGCCGCCTCCAACGGCCTGGCCAGAGCCCAACTCCAGAACAGCAGTGCTAAGCTGCTTCAAAAGCGTCTCTTTACCGCGAGCGCACTTCGTCCCAGTGCCGCGCAATCTGCGCCGAATCCCAAGGCTTATCTTGAGAGCGGTGTGATCAAGCCTTCAGCGGGCGTCGATGTCAAGAAGGTGCTCGTCATTGGCAGTGGTGGTCTCGCCATTGGCCAGGCCGGAGAGTTTGACTACTCAGGTTCGTTTGCTTGCCAAACTCGCGCTCAACAAGTGCAGAGAATGAGTCACAGACACCAAGGAGCATTCTGGCTAACACGACTCTTCATAAAGGATCACAAGCTCTGAAGGCTCTGAAGGAGGCCGGCGTCAAGTCTGTCCTCATTAACCCGAACATTGCCACCATCCAGACCAACCACTCGCTCGCCGATGAGGTCTACTACCTCCCCGTCACACCGGAGTACGTGACGTATGTCATCGAGAAGGAGAAGCCCGATGGCATCTTCCTGTCTTTCGGTGGCCAGACCGCCCTGAACTTGGGTGTTCAGATGCAGCGCCTGGGTCTCTTTGAGAAGTACGGAGTCAAGGTTCTCGGAACCAGCGTCAAGACCCTCGAGACCAGTGAGGATCGTGACCTTTTCGCCAAGGCCCTCGGCGAGATCGACATCCCTATCGCCAAGTCCATCGCCGTTGGCACTATCGAGGAGGCTCTCGACGCTGCCGAGAAGGTCGGATACCCCATTATTGTTCGTGCCGCCTACGCACTCGGTGGCTTGGGCTCTGGCTTCGCAAACAACGAGGAGGAGCTTCGCAACATGGCTGCCCGCTCCCTTACTCTTTCCCCCCAGATCCTGGTTGAGAAGTCTCTGAAGGGCTGGAAGGAAGTCGAGTACGAAGTTGTCCGTGACGCAAACAACAACTGCATCACTGTTTGCAACATGGAGAACTTCGACCCCTTGGGAATCCACACTGGAGACAGTATTGTCGTTGCTCCTAGTCAGACTCTGAGCGATGAGGAGTACCACATGCTGCGATCTGCCGCCATCAAGATTGTCCGTCATCTTGGCGTCGTCGGAGAGTGCAACGTTCAATACGCGCTCCAGCCCGACGGCCTTGACTACCGTGTCATTGAGGTTAATGCCCGTCTTTCTCGCTCTTCTGCTTTGGCCTCCAAGGCCACCGGATACCCTCTTGCGTACACTGCTGCCAAGATCGGCCTGGGCCACAGCCTCCCTGAGCTCCCCAATGCGGTCACCAAGACCACTACTGCCAACTTTGAGCCTTCCCTTGACTACATCGTTACCAAAATTCCCCGCTGGGATCTTTCCAAGTTCCAGCACGTCAAGCGCGACATTGGCAGTGCCATGAAGTCTGTCGGTGAGGTTATGGCTATCGGCAGAACCTTCGAAGAGTCTTTCCAGAAGGCCATCCGTCAGGTCGACCCCAAGTTTGTCGGCTTCCAGGGTGACAAGTTCGAGGACTTGGACTTCGAGCTGCAGAACCCCACTGACCGCCGCTGGCTCGCTGTTGGCCAGGCCATGCTCCACGAGAACTACTCAGTAGAGAAGGTTCACGACCTGACCAAGATTGACAAGTGGTTCTTGTACAAGTTACAGAACCTTGTCGACTGCCAGCACGAGCTCGAGGCGGCTGGTGGTTTGGAGAACCTCAAGAAGGACCAGCTCACCAAGGCCAAGAAGCTCGGTTTCTCTGATCGCCAGATTGCCCTTGCCACTGGAAGCACTGAGGACCAGGCTCGCGCTGCTCGTCTTGCCTTCGGCATTCGCCCGTGGGTCAAGAAGATTGATACCCTCGCTGCTGAGTTCCCCGCCGACACCAACTACCTGTACACCACCTACAACGCCTCCTCCCACGACGTCACCTTTGAGGACAAGGGTACTATCGTTCTTGGTAGCGGTGTCTACCGTATCGGTAGCTCCGTCGAGTTCGATTGGTGCGCTGTGAGCGCTACCCAGGCTCTGCGCCAGATGGGCCACAAGACCGTGATGATCAAGTAAGTCTCAAAGATTCAACTACGAAATGCCAAGTGCTAATAAGCAATCAGCTTCAACCCTGAGACCTACAGCACGGATTTCGATACTGCTGACAAGCTTTACTTCGAGGAGCTGAGCTACGAGCGTGTGATGGATATCTACGAGCTTGAGAGCGCTTCGGGCGTCGTGGTCTCTGTCGGTGGCCAGCTGCCCCAGAACATCGCCCTCCGTCTGCAGGAGACTGGCGGAGCCAAGGTTCTCGGCACTGACCCCAAGGACATCGACAAGGCCGAGGACAGACAGAAGTTCTCTGAGATTCTCGACAGCATCGGAATCGATCAGCCCGCTTGGAAGGAGCTTACCTCCGTCGAGGAGGCCGAGACCTTCGCTGACCAGGTCGGCTACCCTGTCCTCGTCCGTCCCTCATACGTCCTGTCTGGTGCTGCCATGACTGTCATTCGCAGTCAGGAGGACCTGAAGGAGAAGCTTGAGGCTGCGGCCAATGTCTCCCCCGACCACCCCGTCGTCATCAGCAAGTTCATTGAGGGCGCTGAGGAGATCGACGTCGATGGTGTTGCCTCTGAGGGCAAGCTGATCCTCCACGCCGTCTCTGAGCACGTTGAGCAGGCTGGTGTCCACTCTGGAGATGCTACCCTTGTCCTCCCCCCCGCGAACCTTGACCAGACCACCATGGACCGTGTCAAGGACATCGCTGAGCGTGTCGCCAAGGCGTGGCGCATCACCGGTCCCTTCAACATGCAGATCATCAAGGCCGATAACCCCGAGGGCGGCGAGCCTCTGCTGAAGGTCATTGAGTGCAACCTCCGTGCCTCCCGTTCATTCCCCTTCGTCAGCAAGGTCTTGGGCACCAACTTCATTGATGCCGCCACCAAGGCTCTTGTCGGCCAGGACGTCCCCAAGCCCGTCGACCTCATGGCCGTCAAGCGCGACTACCTCGCCACCAAGGTACCTCAGTTCTCCTGGACCCGTCTCGCCGGTGCCGACCCCTTCCTCGGCGTCGAAATGGCCTCTACCGGTGAGATTGCTTGCTTCGGCAAGGATCTCGTCGAGGCCTACTGGACCTCCCTGCAGTCGACCATGAACTTCCGCATGCCCGAGCCCGGTGAAGGTCTCCTCTTCGGCGGTGAGCTCAACAAGGATTGGCTCCCCACCGTCGTCAACTACCTCGCCCCCATGGGCTACAAGCTGTTcgccgccgacgacgagGTCAAGCAGTTCATCGAGTCCAGCGCCAAGGGCAAGGTCTCTGTCGAGGTTATTGAGTTCCCCAAGGAGGACAAGCGCGCCCTCCGCGAGGTCTTCCAGAAGTACGACATCCGCGGTGTCTTCAACCTGGCCCAGGCCCGCGGCAAGACCGTCATGGACGTCGACTACGTCATGCGTCGCAACGCCGTCGACTTTGGCGTCCCTCTGTTCATGGAGCCCAAGGTAAGTTCCCCGGATCACCATGACAAAAAGTCAACTTGATGTGAACGAATTCGCTAACAAACAATCAACAGACTTCCATGCTCTTTGCTCAGTGCATGAGCGAGAAGCTCCCCCGCAAGGAGGGAATCCCCTCCGAAGTCCGCCCGTGGTCCAACTTCCTCGGCGGCAAGCCTTTGTAAATACCACCAACTTTATTCGTATCTTTTTTCAAAAATTTGGAGTTTTAGGTTAGCCGGAAATGTTCTCGTTTCTACGAACAGAAAAAAGAAAGACCTCGAAATCGGCGAAGGGCGATGGTGATATCGGCAAAGGGGGtggattaaaaaaataaggaactttgtttttattttacccctttttcttctagttgaaaaagaaaagaacttGTTTAAAAC from the Colletotrichum lupini chromosome 3, complete sequence genome contains:
- a CDS encoding tRNA synthetase class II core domain-containing protein, with the protein product MATASNGPSGDLTSQILLALSQKDPILSAEHFPEFHFTDVKAALDRLASRSMVTYESIDREEAVLEAEGKQIAEHGSHEARVFEAVRKALEGLTVQELEAAVGDKNVTKVGQGKAFKEKWIKKGGDGKLIATADSIQDVTQAQLKQILETKTHEPKIITDLKKRKLIKTQKVIAYKIQKGPEFALEIKKEETDLTADMIASGSWKTANFKPYNFKALGSDQNSGALHPLNKVRHEFRQIFFEMGFEEMPTDKFVESGFWNFDALFVPQQHPARDLQDTFYISDPKVADKPGPESEDDKKDYKTYWDNVKEVHQDGKFGSIGYRYPWAADEAQRLVLRTHTTAISTAVLHQLASRKGPDGRPPPARYFSIDRVFRNESVDATHLAEFHQVEGVIADYGLTLGGLMEFMEIFFNKMGITDIKFKPAYNPYTEPSMEIFSFHKGLNKLVEIGNSGMFRPEMLEAMGLPKDLRVYGWGLSLERPTMIKYGISNIRELLGHKVDLNFIERNPAVRLDKN
- a CDS encoding carbamoyl-phosphate synthase, coding for MPSAMSSSLAGRAPAVLRHGRRVPTALTGRNFTLAASNGLARAQLQNSSAKLLQKRLFTASALRPSAAQSAPNPKAYLESGVIKPSAGVDVKKVLVIGSGGLAIGQAGEFDYSGSQALKALKEAGVKSVLINPNIATIQTNHSLADEVYYLPVTPEYVTYVIEKEKPDGIFLSFGGQTALNLGVQMQRLGLFEKYGVKVLGTSVKTLETSEDRDLFAKALGEIDIPIAKSIAVGTIEEALDAAEKVGYPIIVRAAYALGGLGSGFANNEEELRNMAARSLTLSPQILVEKSLKGWKEVEYEVVRDANNNCITVCNMENFDPLGIHTGDSIVVAPSQTLSDEEYHMLRSAAIKIVRHLGVVGECNVQYALQPDGLDYRVIEVNARLSRSSALASKATGYPLAYTAAKIGLGHSLPELPNAVTKTTTANFEPSLDYIVTKIPRWDLSKFQHVKRDIGSAMKSVGEVMAIGRTFEESFQKAIRQVDPKFVGFQGDKFEDLDFELQNPTDRRWLAVGQAMLHENYSVEKVHDLTKIDKWFLYKLQNLVDCQHELEAAGGLENLKKDQLTKAKKLGFSDRQIALATGSTEDQARAARLAFGIRPWVKKIDTLAAEFPADTNYLYTTYNASSHDVTFEDKGTIVLGSGVYRIGSSVEFDWCAVSATQALRQMGHKTVMINTDFDTADKLYFEELSYERVMDIYELESASGVVVSVGGQLPQNIALRLQETGGAKVLGTDPKDIDKAEDRQKFSEILDSIGIDQPAWKELTSVEEAETFADQVGYPVLVRPSYVLSGAAMTVIRSQEDLKEKLEAAANVSPDHPVVISKFIEGAEEIDVDGVASEGKLILHAVSEHVEQAGVHSGDATLVLPPANLDQTTMDRVKDIAERVAKAWRITGPFNMQIIKADNPEGGEPLLKVIECNLRASRSFPFVSKVLGTNFIDAATKALVGQDVPKPVDLMAVKRDYLATKVPQFSWTRLAGADPFLGVEMASTGEIACFGKDLVEAYWTSLQSTMNFRMPEPGEGLLFGGELNKDWLPTVVNYLAPMGYKLFAADDEVKQFIESSAKGKVSVEVIEFPKEDKRALREVFQKYDIRGVFNLAQARGKTVMDVDYVMRRNAVDFGVPLFMEPKTSMLFAQCMSEKLPRKEGIPSEVRPWSNFLGGKPL